The DNA window TAGAAACATATCATATACTCATCTAATCGTCTATTTTTACCAACCTCCGCATCCGCCATCGGCGCAAGCCTTCCCCCCCGGTTTGCGGGATGGGCTGGAACACTGAATACCGCCCCGCCATCGAACCCTGCCTGGTCTCGCCGGCACCGGTCGACGGCCTCTTCCCGCAGGGCTGTTAGTTACTCGTAGGGGTGTACTCCCGTCAAACTTCGCCGGAACATAGCCAAGGCTTCGTCAGCCATACAATCCATACAGTCCTGGTCTTCATCCATGCACTTTAACGCGATAACCGTCAACTCCATACCCCACACCAACACCATTGATAACACAAATATCAGTGGTAACGCAAGACAAAGGCTCACCAAGTTCACCCAGCCGCGGTCTTCTCGATCAGCGTATCTCCAATACGAAGACCCAGTATCAAACACAGGCCTTATAGCACCAAGGTACAATCTCAAAAGCCACGTGCTGTACTCATTGACCGTTTGCACAAACTCCTTGATGGCCTCCCATAGCCCTCCCTCTTGACTATGGCAGTGTTTATTGCTGGAAAGATCTGCGGTGTCGTCTTCGGCGTCTTGGTGTCCTTGAAGACTGTCTGACATCTGCGCACCAAGTTTCATCGCTTGTTCGCTGGGTTCCGTGCGATCCATTCCCAGCAAGAGACATCCGTTGCCTAGTTGGGCACTGTCTCTCATATGAATGGTCTGTCCGATCTCCTCCATTTCGACACCCTTTTCGTCTGTTGCATAGGTGGATATTGACAAACTGCTGCACCGGTGCTGTATTGTTGACCATCCTCCTTGTGGTCCTGTATTGTTGCACATTTGTGCCTGCGGCTCTTGCATCGAAGACACTTGAGGGTTCCCCAACACAGTATTGGTCGCTGGAATCTCGCCCAGAGACCCTGGTTTCGGCAATGTACTCGACCCACGATTCGTTTGGGAGAGATCTGAACTGCTTGGCGTTGTCCCGAAGTGTTGCACGTTGCGGACCACCCGGTTCCGTCTGCGCTTGTGTTGCAGACTCTCTTGGATTTGCCGTCCCCTCTTCTGGGAAAATATCGTTGGTGTCCGGACGCACCCAgtagtgatgatggtgtttaTGGATGCACACGCCTCCTTGACCTCGTACATATTCGTGGTGCCGTGATCCGTGTTCTGTGCGCAGATCTGTTGAATGTCGTGATCTCTGATCCCGAGTATTGTTTGGTATAACATATTGAGCTGAGTGGGATTCTTTTTGACTATGTCTTTGCTGGCTTCTATTTCTTGGGCTGTCTTGGGTAAATTTCGCAGCCCTGGCCACGCTG is part of the Fusarium poae strain DAOMC 252244 chromosome 4, whole genome shotgun sequence genome and encodes:
- a CDS encoding hypothetical protein (TransMembrane:1 (i283-307o)) → MLYQTILGIRDHDIQQICAQNTDHGTTNMYEVKEACASINTIITTGCVRTPTIFSQKRGRQIQESLQHKRRRNRVVRNVQHFGTTPSSSDLSQTNRGSSTLPKPGSLGEIPATNTVLGNPQVSSMQEPQAQMCNNTGPQGGWSTIQHRCSSLSISTYATDEKGVEMEEIGQTIHMRDSAQLGNGCLLLGMDRTEPSEQAMKLGAQMSDSLQGHQDAEDDTADLSSNKHCHSQEGGLWEAIKEFVQTVNEYSTWLLRLYLGAIRPVFDTGSSYWRYADREDRGWVNLVSLCLALPLIFVLSMVLVWGMELTVIALKCMDEDQDCMDCMADEALAMFRRSLTGVHPYE